One stretch of Toxoplasma gondii ME49 chromosome XI, whole genome shotgun sequence DNA includes these proteins:
- a CDS encoding hypothetical protein (encoded by transcript TGME49_315630), with translation MMIILEDISSVRVWPRNILTEAYDVDDGLCDLGSLKSYMYLFGKAPISYNFWEVIYHQVPGSGQTVKALVFISPPREYHTGRKQEFCFQFRERKGTGSMFVIIRTSEATHAWAFLILVQAQSCFTQSMV, from the exons ATGATGATTATCCTCGAAGACATTTCATCAGTTCGCGTGTGGCCACGAAATATCCTCACGGAAGCGTACGATGTAGATGACGGGTTATGCGACCTCGGGTCGCTCAAGTCGTACATGTATTTGTTCGGAAAGGCACCCATATCTTACAACTTTTGGGAGGTAATATATCACCAGGTTCCTGGCTCGGGCCAGACGGTGAAGGCGCTGGTCTTCATCTCTCCTCCACGGGAATACCACACTGGCCGCAAACAAGAATTCTGCTTCCAGTTTCGCGAACGAAAAGGCACCGGGTCCATGTTTGTTATCATCCGAACATCGGAGGCAACGCACG CGTGGGCATTTTTGATTCTTGTCCAGGCACAGTCTTGTTTCACTCAGTCCATGGTATAA
- a CDS encoding lipoyl(octanoyl) transferase (encoded by transcript TGME49_315640~Predicted trans-membrane domain (TMHMM2.0):97-120) gives MCLGWRQKRGNAHEEPIFLSSLLTFPHPRFSTRVREMARNGAGLAARARAVPGRSVLFRTGFSSVAASGVSPFSASGIARFSTALCENRKYLSRYCRFSRLFASFLCLVTSVCGVWLATAPLASCFGGLSRVMYRHPSGVFSPRFHAFSSRPVAFSDVHFFDPAVKPAFPEAQRRSDTLGASSDPRSRPQINRKNGRLERTSVARSLEEVPCSAPDLFTQESTSEQLSSIRSPAFFPNRRQFYRNSVSPPCVSSFSHNNLLHPAFLSFPSLQCCPQSGQQRRPTKASRVARQTGGSRVLGESRGGARRSFLSRFGISGGTWEAKNASVHAVPPVAFVQATHTSVPNRSAFAGNFFPRGLRAGFSEREGRSFLRNSRHMVSGVSANASDHQHRRQDRENVRDRECIVVDWSDRIVPYDLAWRLQQVIVQLQLLRLNSSLYPLSSRPEDEASVSFHMHEHASQRSVERNENSYLKRWPEVRQPAQGRLPCDYVILLQHSPVYTLGQGGTPANILFESNVRTLQLSEGYVEEMRTINGCYRLLSRLFQEAEEAAAPGARFVSSSEAGRKNGEGTALPGGKIFVETPQQVELGEGSGRSAASEESAGREFQQKEPDEGRTDSAPGVMRQRALAWCEEAPTVWRVERGGEVTYHAPGQLVVYPLLDLRYHACDLRWYVHSLEQVAINAIDRLFCSGQLVEKAANLGEGTKNQAGLVGVESSTQDVRPPLTTAEEAQNEKTTEGRQLGQRRPGTPGVWLHGEKVCAIGVKVKRWITHHGLALNVCTDLSGFRKIVPCGLKESTTGRLKDSWCFEQRWRKRGEETERGGKPNRTEGSCDASDVKWESDEVSSDNRGHTQLDAQDQTETQEGNREPNDAELMKQVARIVKEEFSKVFSLKLVDSQGSGHTALFNNSVV, from the coding sequence ATGTGTCTGGGTTGGCGgcagaagaggggaaacgcGCATGAGGAACCGATCTTTCTGAGTTCGCTATTGACTTTTCCGCACCCTCGTTTCTCGACTCGAGTACGAGAGATGGCGAGAAACGGAGCGGGACTGGCAGCTCGTGCGCGCGCCGTTCCAGGCCGTTCCGTGTTGTTTAGAACTGGTTTTTCTTCGGTTGCCGCTAGTGGagtttctccgttctccgcAAGTGGTATTGCCCGTTTTTCGACGGCTCTCTGCGAGAACAGGAAGTACCTCTCTCGATATTGTCGGTTTTCCCGACTGTTCGCCAGTTTTTTGTGCTTGGTCACTTCTGTTTGTGGCGTCTGGCTGGCGACTGCACCCCTGGCGTCCTGTTTTGGAGGCTTAAGCCGAGTgatgtacagacaccccagCGGAGTTTTTTCTCCACGATTTCACGCGTTTTCGTCACGACCCGTCGCCTTCTCAGATGTGCATTTTTTCGACCCGGCGGTCAAACCGGCGTTTCCCGAAGCGCAAAGACGCTCCGACACTCTCGGCGCGTCGTCGGATCCGCGTTCCCGTCCGCAGATAAATCGTAAAAACGGCAGATTGGAGCGCACAAGCGTCGCCCGTTCTCTGGAAGAGGTTCCCTGCTCTGCTCCGGACCTGTTCACGCAGGAGTCGACATCTGAGCAGCTTTCCAGTATACGCAGCCCGGCCTTTTTTCCAAACAGAAGGCAGTTTTATCGAAATTCTGTGTCGCCTCCGTGTGTGTCATCTTTCAGCCACAATAATCTGCTCCACCCTgcttttctgtcgtttccATCTCTACAATGTTGCCCGCAAAGTGGGCAGCAGCGCCGCCCGACAAAGGCGTCTCGCGTAGCACGGCAAACAGGTGGCAGTCGAGTGCTGGGGGAGTCGCGCGGCGGTGCGCGCAGGTCATTTCTTTCGAGATTCGGAATTAGCGGAGGAACCTGGGAAGCGAAGAATGCTTCCGTCCACGCTGTGCCGCCAGTAGCTTTTGTGCAGGCAACACACACAAGCGTCCCAAACCGCAGTGCCTTCGCGGGGAACTTTTTCCCTCGCGGACTCCGCGCGGGATTTTCTGAACGGGAGGGTCGCTCGTTTCTGCGCAACTCACGGCACATGGTTTCTGGTGTGTCCGCGAACGCCAGCGACCACCAGCACCGGCGGCAGGACCGCGAAAACGTTCGCGATAGGGAGTGCATCGTAGTGGATTGGAGTGACCGCATAGTTCCGTACGACCTCGCCTGGCGGCTACAGCAAGTGATCGtccagctgcagctgctAAGACTGAATAGTAGTTTGTACCCTTTATCAAGCCGCCCTGAAGACGAAGCATCCGTTAGTTTCCACATGCACGAACACGCCAGCCAGCGTAGTGTAGAGAGAAATGAGAACTCTTATCTAAAGCGTTGGCCGGAAGTGAGACAGCCTGCCCAAGGGCGCTTGCCCTGCGACTACGTTATTTTACTGCAGCACTCTCCTGTGTACACGCTTGGGCAGGGGGGAACCCCCGCAAACATTCTGTTTGAAAGCAACGTAAGAACTCTGCAGCTGTCTGAGGGTTATGTGGAGGAAATGCGCACTATCAACGGGTGCTACCGGCTGCTCTCGCGGCTTTTtcaagaggcagaggaagctGCGGCTCCGGGGGCGCGATTTGTCTCAAGCAGTGAAGCcggcagaaaaaacggtGAGGGAACGGCTCTTCCCGGTGGCAAGATTTTCGTTGAAACACCCCAACAAGTAGAATTGGGAGAGGGCTCGGGGCGCAGCGCTGCTTCGGAAGAGAGCGCAGGACGCGAGTTTCAGCAGAAGGAACCGGATGAGGGACGGACAGACTCTGCGCCAGGAGTAATGCGACAGAGAGCACTCGCCTGGTGCGAGGAAGCTCCGACAGTGTGGAGAGTGGAGCGTGGCGGCGAGGTGACTTACCATGCTCCGGGACAGCTGGTCGTGTATCCGCTGTTAGATCTGCGCTACCACGCGTGTGACCTACGGTGGTACGTTCATTCTTTGGAACAGGTAGCCATCAACGCGATCGACAGGCTTTTCTGCAGCGGCCAGCTAGTGGAAAAGGCGGCGAATCTCGGCGAGGGCACAAAAAATCAGGCGGGGCTTGTCGGAGTGGAGAGTTCCACGCAGGATGTAAGGCCGCCGTTGACGACAGCCGAGGAAGCGCAGAACGAAAAGACAacggaggggagacagctTGGACAGAGAAGGCCTGGGACCCCTGGAGTGTGGCTGCACGGTGAAAAAGTGTGTGCCATTGGTGTCAAAGTGAAGCGGTGGATCACGCACCACGGCCTCGCTCTGAATGTCTGCACAGATCTCTCGGGGTTCCGCAAAATCGTGCCGTGTGGCCTCAAAGAATCTACGACGGGCAGACTAAAAGACTCCTGGTGTTTTGAGCAGAGGTGGCGAAAGCGtggggaagagacggagagaggcggaaagCCCAACAGAACTGAAGGTTCTTGCGATGCCTCCGACGTCAAGTGGGAGAGTGACGAGGTATCAAGCGACAACAGAGGACACACGCAGTTGGACGCGCAGGACcaaacagaaacgcaagaAGGAAATCGAGAACCGAATGATGCAGAACTCATGAAGCAGGTCGCGCGCATCGTGAAAGAAGAATTCTCTaaggtcttctctctcaagcTCGTCGACAGCCAGGGCTCTGGCCATACTGCGCTCTTCAATAATTCAGTGGTCTAA